The following are from one region of the Girardinichthys multiradiatus isolate DD_20200921_A chromosome 9, DD_fGirMul_XY1, whole genome shotgun sequence genome:
- the samd13 gene encoding sterile alpha motif domain-containing protein 13 codes for MKNYCNPTESSMEDKANGSVDTKSPVENGQLPDPSNWGVADVVNYFKATGFEEQATAFQDQEIDGKSLLLMTRNDVLTGLSIKLGPALKIYEYHVKPLQTQHLKSNAS; via the exons ATGAAAAACTACTGCAACCCAACAGAAT CCAGTATGGAGGACAAGGCAAATGGCTCAGTCGACACCAAAAG CCCAGTGGAGAACGGTCAGCTGCCAGACCCTTCCAACTGGGGAGTTGCTGATGTTGTCAATTATTTCAAAGCGACAGGGTTTGAGGAGCAAGCTACAGCTTTCCAAGATCAG GAAATTGACGGCAAGTCTTTACTCCTGATGACGCGTAACGACGTCCTAACGGGGCTGTCGATAAAACTGGGGCCCGCGCTGAAAATCTACGAGTACCATGTGAAGCCACTGCAAACCCAGCACCTGAAGAGCAACGCGTCATAG
- the uox gene encoding uricase isoform X1: MAYAGSQENVEFVRTGYGKNAVKVMFIKRHGSHHDIIELKANVEITLKSRKDYLTGDNSDIIPTDTIKNTVHALAKIKGVNTIEQLSLDLCHHFLTSFNHVLKAKVYMEEAPWRRLEKNGVGHAHAFIYSPEACRFCDVEQNLSGTPVVHSGVKDMKVLKTTQSGFEGFFQDRFTTLQETKERVFCTTVYSRWRYNKVQDVDFDAAWRCVRDTIIEKFAGPYDRGEYSPSVQKTLYETQVMVLDRIPEVDEIEIVMPNQHYFPIDMTKMGLNNKAEVFLPLDNPSGNITGTVCRKQRARL, encoded by the exons ATGGCATATGCTGGAAGTCAG GAGAATGTGGAGTTCGTGCGGACAGGTTACGGCAAGAACGCTGTGAAGGTGATGTTCATCAAGAGACATGGGAGCCACCACGACATTATTGAGCTGAAAGCTAACGTGGAGATCACTCTCAAGTCACGCAAGGACTATCTGACTGGAGACAACTCTGACATCATTCCCACCGACACCATCAAGAACACTGTCCATGCCCTGGCCAAAATAAAAGGG GTAAACACCATTGAGCAATTATCCTTGGATCTCTGTCATCATTTCCTGACCTCTTTCAACCATGTGCTGAAGGCCAAAGTCTATATGGAGGAGGCACCCTGGAGAAGGCTGGAGAAG AACGGTGTTGGACATGCTCATGCATTTATCTATAGCCCAGAGGCTTGTCGTTTCTGCGACGTGGAACAGAACCTCAGCG GTACCCCAGTGGTTCACAGTGGGGTGAAGGACATGAAGGTGCTAAAAACCACTCAGTCTGGCTTTGAAGGCTTTTTCCAAGATCGTTTCACTACACTGCAAGAGACCAAGGAGAGGGTTTTCTGTACCACTGTCTATTCTAGGTGGCGCTACAACAAGGTCCAGGATGTTGACTTTGATGCTGCATG GAGGTGTGTGAGAGACACAATTATTGAGAAGTTTGCTGGCCCCTATGACCGGGGAGAATACTCACCATCTGTGCAGAAGACCCTTTATGAAACACAGGTTATGGTTCTGGATAGGATTCCTGAG GTGGATGAAATTGAGATAGTCATGCCCAACCAGCACTACTTCCCCATAGACATGACAAAAATGGGTCTTAACAACAAAGCTGAG GTGTTTCTTCCTTTGGATAATCCCTCTGGTAACATCACCGGGACAGTGTGTCGGAAACAGAGAGCCAGACTTTAA
- the uox gene encoding uricase isoform X2, giving the protein MFIKRHGSHHDIIELKANVEITLKSRKDYLTGDNSDIIPTDTIKNTVHALAKIKGVNTIEQLSLDLCHHFLTSFNHVLKAKVYMEEAPWRRLEKNGVGHAHAFIYSPEACRFCDVEQNLSGTPVVHSGVKDMKVLKTTQSGFEGFFQDRFTTLQETKERVFCTTVYSRWRYNKVQDVDFDAAWRCVRDTIIEKFAGPYDRGEYSPSVQKTLYETQVMVLDRIPEVDEIEIVMPNQHYFPIDMTKMGLNNKAEVFLPLDNPSGNITGTVCRKQRARL; this is encoded by the exons ATGTTCATCAAGAGACATGGGAGCCACCACGACATTATTGAGCTGAAAGCTAACGTGGAGATCACTCTCAAGTCACGCAAGGACTATCTGACTGGAGACAACTCTGACATCATTCCCACCGACACCATCAAGAACACTGTCCATGCCCTGGCCAAAATAAAAGGG GTAAACACCATTGAGCAATTATCCTTGGATCTCTGTCATCATTTCCTGACCTCTTTCAACCATGTGCTGAAGGCCAAAGTCTATATGGAGGAGGCACCCTGGAGAAGGCTGGAGAAG AACGGTGTTGGACATGCTCATGCATTTATCTATAGCCCAGAGGCTTGTCGTTTCTGCGACGTGGAACAGAACCTCAGCG GTACCCCAGTGGTTCACAGTGGGGTGAAGGACATGAAGGTGCTAAAAACCACTCAGTCTGGCTTTGAAGGCTTTTTCCAAGATCGTTTCACTACACTGCAAGAGACCAAGGAGAGGGTTTTCTGTACCACTGTCTATTCTAGGTGGCGCTACAACAAGGTCCAGGATGTTGACTTTGATGCTGCATG GAGGTGTGTGAGAGACACAATTATTGAGAAGTTTGCTGGCCCCTATGACCGGGGAGAATACTCACCATCTGTGCAGAAGACCCTTTATGAAACACAGGTTATGGTTCTGGATAGGATTCCTGAG GTGGATGAAATTGAGATAGTCATGCCCAACCAGCACTACTTCCCCATAGACATGACAAAAATGGGTCTTAACAACAAAGCTGAG GTGTTTCTTCCTTTGGATAATCCCTCTGGTAACATCACCGGGACAGTGTGTCGGAAACAGAGAGCCAGACTTTAA
- the dnase2b gene encoding deoxyribonuclease-2-beta — MASQFRPCFHVTVVLLCFTVGRSDISCRNEAGEPVDWFIIYKLPKYRIEEVGSGVEYMYLDSAVGSWQRSKFMLNTTQGAMANTLNQLYKGKAYLSNSSVYALYNDGPPEMKYIHTYGHTKGVLFFDHFQGFWLSHSVPHFPSFPERGYQYPSSGKHNGQTALCVTYQYAQFLRIAQQLVYVYPRFYNCSVPSVFSADLPQLLKLCEGSKLPLTSNKGVKPLFSIRGDRFVSFVKSELFVDDIYTGWVAQVLDTDLLVQTWQTQGRELPSNCSLPKHTLNIKRTQLPPSVQFQSHYDHSKWCVSQAYEDHVTCLGDLNRVKAQMSRGGGLICSYNPVIYKAFRQAVDWYISC; from the exons ATGGCCTCACAATTCAGGCCCTGCTTCCACGTTACTGTCGTGTTGTTGTGCTTTACAGTGGGCAGAAGTGACATTTCCTGCAGAAATGAAGCTGGTGAACCTGTCGACTG GTTTATCATCTACAAACTGCCAAAATACAGGATTGAGGAGGTAGGCAGTGGTGTGGAGTATATGTACCTGGACTCAGCAGTTGGGAGCTGGCAGAGGAGTAAATTCATGCTTAACACAACCCAGGGAGCCATGGCCAACACTCTGAATCAACTGTACAAAGGAAAGGCCTACTTG TCAAACAGCTCTGTATACGCACTCTACAATGACGGCCCACCAGAGATGAAATACATCCACACTTACGGACACACTAAAG GTGTTCTGTTCTTTGACCACTTTCAAGGTTTCTGGCTTTCCCACTCCGTTCCCCATTTCCCCTCGTTTCCTGAGCGAGGCTACCAGTACCCCTCCTCTGGCAAACATAACGGCCAAACTGCCCTGTGTGTAACCTACCAGTATGCACAGTTTCTCAGAATAG CGCAGCAGCTGGTCTATGTTTACCCACGTTTCTACAACTGTTCGGTTCCCTCTGTGTTCTCGGCCGACCTGCCACAGCTCCTTAAGCTGTGTGAGGGTTCCAAACTGCCACTGACCTCCAACAAGGGAGTGAAACCGCTTTTTTCCATCAGAGGGGATAGATTTGTCAGCTTTGTGAAATCTGAGCTCTTTGTGGATG ATATCTACACAGGCTGGGTGGCTCAGGTATTGGACACCGATCTTTTAGTGCAGACTTGGCAAACCCAAGGCCGAGAGCTGCCCTCCAACTGCTCACTGCCGAAGCACACCTTGAACATCAAGAGGACTCAGCTTCCCCCATCAGTCCAGTTCCAGTCTCATTATGACCACTCAAAGTGGTGTGTGTCGCAAGCTTATGAGGACCATGTGACCTGCCTGGGGGATCTGAACAGGGTCAAGGCTCAGATGTCACGTGGTGGGGGGCTCATCTGCTCCTACAACCCTGTAATTTATAAGGCCTTCAGACAGGCCGTGGACTGGTACATTAGCTGCTAA
- the LOC124874139 gene encoding deoxyribonuclease-2-alpha-like, translating into MTAHALFLLSVGLLFKACYSDVKCRNDQGEDVDWYIVYKLPNVKDGGLSYLYMDESTGGWTLSREKINSTTGCLANTLKPLLDFYVKKTEGLGYMLYNDQPPPLSPCSASSSFGHSKGVVMLDRTSGFWLSHSTPKFPTYRKREFWPNSGNANAQMFLCVNFPYQQFKTIGLQLKYIHANSFDYDIPKTFHKELYCVAQRSCYPKNEPWFSVKRLNSTRGHSFTSFAKYTRFGYDLYSGLIVDHVSQNLYVKSWGKMRKPLASNCLPELAHHVYNVKEVKLQGRKSFNDTVDHSKWCVTSDGGLTCIADMNRELSQMGRGGGAICTENTKVGEAFLALISNFEKCKESHSKVHEREL; encoded by the exons ATGACAGCGCAC gcATTATTCCTCCTCAGTGTTGGACTCCTTTTTAAAGCTTGTTATTCAGATGTGAAGTGCAGGAATGACCAAGGAGAGGATGTTGACTG GTATATTGTGTACAAGCTGCCCAATGTGAAAGATGGTGGGTTGTCGTACTTGTACATGGATGAGAGCACCGGTGGGTGGACACTCAGCAGGGAGAAAATCAACAGTACAACTGGCTGTCTAGCAAACACACTGAAACCTCTTCTTGACTTCTATGTCAAAAag ACTGAGGGGCTTGGATACATGCTCTACAATGATCAACCGCCACCTCTATCTCCATGTTCTGCTTCTTCATCATTCGGTCACAGTAAAG GGGTTGTGATGTTGGATCGCACCTCTGGATTTTGGCTTTCACACAGTACACCCAAATTTCCGACATATCGTAAAAGAGAGTTCTGGCCAAACAGTGGGAATGCAAATGCTcaaatgtttctttgtgttaATTTCCCCTACCAGCAGTTTAAAACAATAG GTCTGCAGCTAAAGTACATCCATGCCAATTCATTTGACTATGACATCCCAAAAACGTTTCACAAGGAGCTGTATTGTGTTGCACAGAGAAGCTGCTACCCGAAAAATGAGCCCTGGTTTAGTGTGAAGAGGCTGAACTCTACAAGAGGGCACAGTTTCACCAGTTTTGCAAAATACACACGCTTTGGATATG ACCTTTACTCTGGGCTTATTGTAGACCATGTGTCTCAGAATCTCTATGTAAAGAGCTGGGGGAAAATGCGTAAACCTCTAGCCTCCAACTGCTTGCCAGAGCTCGCTCATCATGTCTACAATGTAAAGGAAGTGAAGCTGCAGGGGAGGAAATCCTTCAATGACACTGTGGATCACTCTAAGTGGTGTGTGACTTCAGATGGTGGCTTGACCTGCATCGCTGATATGAACAGGGAGCTCAGTCAGatgggaagaggaggaggagcgaTCTGCACTGAAAACACAAAAGTGGGAGAAGCTTTCTTGGCACTGATCTCAaactttgaaaaatgtaaagagtCTCATTCTAAGGTTCATGAAAGAGAACTCTAA